Within the Pseudomonadota bacterium genome, the region GCATGGAGAGCTACCGGCGGCTGCTCGCATTGTACATGTAGGTTACGGAAGTCGCGCGCAGTGATGTGGAGAGCGCAGAATTACGCCGAGAATCAAGATCGGCGCGCGCAGGCGGGCATGCAGCCGTGTGCGTGCAGATACCAATCTATCAGCGCCGCACTGCGCATTTGCCGTGTTCCCGCCACTGCGGGCGCGAGGTGCAGCGTCGATACGGCGTTACCGATCTGTCCAGGCCTCGAACTAGCCCGGACCGGCATGGCATTCAGCAACAAAACGGGCCGGATACGGTGAATGCATCCGGCCCGCTGCTACGCTCAGGCGGCCCGCTCAGTCCTGCTTGACATCGCCCTGCTGTTGCACGGGCGCTTCTTCCGCCTCGCGCACGGGGATCGGGATGACGACGTTGCCCTGATAGGTTCTGTGCTTGTCCGTGATCGAATCCGTGATCCCCAGGTCCCAGAAGATGACGCTCGCCGCCATCTTCCCACCTTCGATCTCGCTGCGTATGGAGCCCGTGACCGTTCTCCCGTCCGCCGTCGTGCAGTCGTAAACCAGGGCATCGTCCGAGCGCCGGATCATGATGTTGGTCGATGGAATATCCGCAGGCCATACCCCGCGCTTGTTCCTGAAGTTGCATTTGCCCGCGGAGCCGTCGGAGAAGCTGACTGCCAGTGGGATGTAGGGGTCGTTGACGATGGTGGCACAGCCACTGAGCGCAAGCATTGCCGTGAGTACGTAAACACGTTTCATTATGAGATCCTTATTTTAAAAATTTGCTGTCTATCAGGCGGATGTGAAATCCGAGCGCGGGAGAGTATATGCCATGGGAAACGCCGCTGTCCGCTGCGGGATGATAACCGCCATGTATTAGAACCTATCTCAAAATTGGTACAAGCATTCTTACATTGTCATGCCCGCGCAGGCGGGCATCCAGAAAACCCCGAAATACTGGATTCCGGCCTGCGCCGGAATGACGAGAAACATGGCCGCCGCAGGATTTCCCAATTTTGAGATAGGTTCTAGTACGTTTGTACTAGTCGACGCAAAGCAGACGAAGCGCCGCAGCAACCGGGGCTTGCTACACGCAATACATCCGTTCCGCTCGATCCATCAGCGCGCCTCGGGCGGCAGGGATCTGATCGGGGCCGCGAAGCGGGCATGCGTTTGCGGGTCGACCGGCCGGTACCTGACCCGGGTGCTCGCCGGGTCCTTCCCCAGGTAGTTGTCGTCCTTCCAGTTGCGCGACGGCCGGATGGGCCGTGGCACGAAGCCGCCACCGCAATTCGGACAGACATTGCCCAGCACGGTGTCGACACAGGCGGCACAGAACGTACATTCATAACTGCAGATGCGCGCCTCGGTCGAAGCCGGCGGCAGCGGCTTGTTGCAGTGTTCGCAGGTGGGTCTGAGTTCCAGCATGTCGCCCTTGGGTCCCGCGTGCGTGCAGGTGCTTATCCCGGCGGCCAGTGCATCGGCCGCCCCCCGAGCAGATGCAGATGGAGGTGATAAACCGACTGGCCCGCCCCGGGGTTGCAGTTCATCACCGTGCGGTAACCGGGCCCGGCGATGCCTTCGTCGGCGGCGATCCGCTTGGCGGCCAGATACATCTTCCCGACCACGTCCGCGCTGCGCTCGTCCAGGTCGTTGGTGGTCGCGATGTGCTGCTTCGGGATCACCAGCACGTGGGTCGGGGCCTGCGGGTTGAGGTCGCGGAAGGCCAGCACGTCGCCGTCCTCGAACACCACGTCCGGCTTGATCTCACCGGCCACCATCCTGCAGAACAGACAATCAGACATCTCGTTTACTCCTTCGGTTACGATGCCGGCAGCATAGGGTGTTAGACTGCAGGAGCGGACTGCGTCCGCGCACAGCATGATGCTGGATCATTCGCGCTCGAGGAGCGCCCCTACAACAATACACCTTCCCGTGGGAACGGTCCGCATCTGCAAACGCGCTCTGCGTGGGAAGTATGCAAAAACTGCCCCGATGCCTAGATCTCCTGCCGTCCCGCGAAGGCGTGCGAGAGCGTGCCGCTGTCGATGTATTCC harbors:
- a CDS encoding histidine triad nucleotide-binding protein; translation: MSDCLFCRMVAGEIKPDVVFEDGDVLAFRDLNPQAPTHVLVIPKQHIATTNDLDERSADVVGKMYLAAKRIAADEGIAGPGYRTVMNCNPGAGQSVYHLHLHLLGGRPMHWPPG
- a CDS encoding DUF1272 domain-containing protein produces the protein MLELRPTCEHCNKPLPPASTEARICSYECTFCAACVDTVLGNVCPNCGGGFVPRPIRPSRNWKDDNYLGKDPASTRVRYRPVDPQTHARFAAPIRSLPPEAR